A region of the Verrucomicrobiota bacterium genome:
GACCGGGCTTTCGAATCTTCCCTGGCCATTCCGGCGGACGTGATGTTGGGAGAAATGGATACTTCGCTGTCTCTGGACCAGGCTTTAAGGAAATTGTCTTCTGTAGATACCTTTCGGTCGATAGATTCATTTACAGCGCATCCTACAACTCAAGGTGTTCGCTTTCGACACACCGCTACAAACGCTACCTCAAGAGCGCTTTTACTGGTGGACAGCGTCCCGCAAAATGATCCTTTTGGTGGCTGGATTTACTGGAACAAACTTCCTTCAGAAAGCATCAGCTCTTTGGAAACTTTTACCGTTGGTTCGGTGCCAGCATGGGGAAATTATAGTTCAGGTGGAGCGATTCAGATAACCACCAAGTCGCCGATGCTGGACCAGTCTCGCTACTCCGTTCAAGGCGGCTCATTCGGTACCGTAAAGGCTTCGCTACTGCACAACACTGCACTTTCAGAAAACACGGGGATATCAGTGGAGGGTCGTTTGTTCAGTTCGGACGGCTACACAGTAGTAAACCGTGAACAGCGAGGCCTGGTCGATATAGACTCGGAATCGGAGTACGAGTATTTTCGAATTCAACTCGCTCACCAAATAAATGACGACTGGCAATGGGCACTCACCGGTCAGTATTTCGATGAGGAACGACTAAACGGAACGGCACTCTCTCCCAACTCGACCAGCGCAACGGACCTATCCTGGACGCTAACCAAAGATGCAGGCGCTGGACCCGGATTCAACTTTGTGGCTTTTTACCAGGATCGGGATTTCAAAAATATATTTACTTCGGTTGCTGAGGATCGTGCCTCCGAACTTGCCGTGCTGGACCAATACGCTGTACCGGCCGAAGCCATTGGAGGTCAGGCCACGTTTTTCTGGGAAGGCAGTGGTTATTTGAACTTCCTGGCTGGAGCAGATTTCCGGGAATCCACTGGAAGCGCCAATGAACTAACCCGGAACCTCGGGTCTGGCTTTACGCGAGAACGGCAGGAAGGCGGAGAGCAGTCATTTGTTGGCGGATTTTTTACGGCCCAAACACAACTGGATGAAAATAGTAGTCTGGAAGGAACCTTGAGATTGGATCATTGGAAACAGAGTGATGGGTTTCGAAAGGAGTTTAACCTGGAAACCGGTGCGCAAACCAGAGACACGCTTTACCCCTATCGGTCAGGTGAGGTGGTTTCATTCAATGGTAGATATACCCGAAAACTGGATACCAACTGGAGCTTCGGTGCACTGGTATTTCAAGGATTCAGAATCCCTACCCTCAATGAACTGTATCGTCCATTCCGCGTCAGAAACGATATCACCGAATCGAATCCCGACCTGAAGGAGGAACGGACAACCGGAGGTGAATTAAGCATCAACTACCAGGACGAATCCAACACCTTTCAACTGTCCGTTTTTCACTATTCAATGGATGACATGGTAACCAATGCTTTCCTGCACGATAATGTTGGGTTCGATTCACTCTGTGGATTTGTTCCCGGAGGAGGTTCTTGCAATCAACGGATCAACATCGAGGACAGTGAAGTTCAGGGCTTCGAAGCAGCATGGCAGTGGGATCCAGGAAAAGACCTCGTTTTTCTGCTAAACTACACCTTCGCCGATACGGAGTTCAGAAACTCCACCATTTTGCAAGCCATCGAAGGAAACAGTTTTCCTTTATCGCCGAAGCATAAGCTAAACTCCCAATTAATTTGGCAATTTAACGAAAGCCTGAACTTTGTCGGTCAAGCACAGTACCGAAGCAATCACTACGATAATGAACTGA
Encoded here:
- a CDS encoding TonB-dependent receptor gives rise to the protein MNALKFSLPHSTSFHRLQRIGFFLSLSVMVSFTSRADEETVNLALMEIIADRAFESSLAIPADVMLGEMDTSLSLDQALRKLSSVDTFRSIDSFTAHPTTQGVRFRHTATNATSRALLLVDSVPQNDPFGGWIYWNKLPSESISSLETFTVGSVPAWGNYSSGGAIQITTKSPMLDQSRYSVQGGSFGTVKASLLHNTALSENTGISVEGRLFSSDGYTVVNREQRGLVDIDSESEYEYFRIQLAHQINDDWQWALTGQYFDEERLNGTALSPNSTSATDLSWTLTKDAGAGPGFNFVAFYQDRDFKNIFTSVAEDRASELAVLDQYAVPAEAIGGQATFFWEGSGYLNFLAGADFRESTGSANELTRNLGSGFTRERQEGGEQSFVGGFFTAQTQLDENSSLEGTLRLDHWKQSDGFRKEFNLETGAQTRDTLYPYRSGEVVSFNGRYTRKLDTNWSFGALVFQGFRIPTLNELYRPFRVRNDITESNPDLKEERTTGGELSINYQDESNTFQLSVFHYSMDDMVTNAFLHDNVGFDSLCGFVPGGGSCNQRINIEDSEVQGFEAAWQWDPGKDLVFLLNYTFADTEFRNSTILQAIEGNSFPLSPKHKLNSQLIWQFNESLNFVGQAQYRSNHYDNELNTRKLDSSVVVGVGMHFQAPDQPWGFRVQVDNLFDEAVTTAIASSGIMTQSAPRNAWISVSYRK